One Terriglobia bacterium DNA segment encodes these proteins:
- a CDS encoding tetratricopeptide repeat protein — translation MEATTTGQAPAREALWIYNPALDLIVGCGAWSAPLLLFAYAMGNSNLFAWSVAFYALALFFNYPHYMATLYRAYHTAEDFHRYRIFTVHITLVVALTVVLSHFYPRLLPWVFTLYLTWSPWHYTGQNYGLFMMFARRAGAQPSRAERHAIYWAFLLSYLILFVGFHTGPSSDPLFVSLGIPGRVSTALSLALAAGFVACSGFGLWRLTRALGLRDLVPPLAVFSTQFLWFLLPTVLSLTRGWQVPQSRYSTGVLAVMHAAQYLWITSYYARREATAAGVVRWRPLAYFGVLVLGGIALFVPGPWLASYVFHFDFTSSFLIFTALVNIHHFILDGAIWKLRDSRIASLLIDSKPQAFAAPPGRLTATARRLLGTSWLARAVRIAVAVLVLMWAGLDQVRYAQVVDGALPRLQAAATLNPFDASLQMRIARKQADAGAPDQAADAWQRAADADPSNPVPRIALLRYLIEQKRFPDAYRLTRGWLARAPRDADLLVNHGILARQLGHTEEAVESWQKALAISPAQINSHLYLADALESQGKFVTAIAHYAAYLDGVARAGLENRPPANETAAVVLKLARCQAQAKQPAQAEVSYRLADTLVERSGNPKLIGAVLAEHAEWEATQGNSPDALRLYQRTLKLYEGINDPGAEAAAWYHYGLFLRDRGLPSRLAYASLLKSESLLPATSDSGERDTVSRARKEVEKSLGAEAAAIRRNPKPAISEAAALTM, via the coding sequence ATGGAAGCGACCACAACCGGCCAGGCCCCCGCACGCGAGGCGCTGTGGATCTACAACCCCGCGCTTGACCTGATCGTCGGCTGCGGCGCATGGTCCGCGCCCCTGCTGCTATTCGCCTACGCGATGGGGAACTCCAACCTCTTCGCTTGGTCGGTCGCGTTCTACGCCCTTGCCCTCTTCTTCAACTACCCGCACTACATGGCGACGCTCTACCGCGCCTATCACACGGCGGAGGACTTCCATCGTTATCGCATCTTCACCGTGCACATCACTTTGGTAGTGGCGCTGACCGTCGTCCTGTCGCACTTCTATCCGCGGCTGCTCCCCTGGGTCTTCACCCTGTACCTCACCTGGAGTCCCTGGCACTACACCGGCCAGAATTACGGGCTGTTCATGATGTTCGCGCGCCGGGCCGGAGCCCAGCCCTCGCGCGCCGAGCGCCACGCGATCTATTGGGCGTTCCTGCTCTCGTACCTGATCCTGTTCGTCGGCTTCCACACCGGGCCGTCGTCGGACCCGCTTTTCGTCTCCCTGGGGATCCCGGGCCGCGTGTCCACAGCGCTGAGCCTGGCCCTGGCCGCCGGATTCGTCGCGTGTTCCGGCTTCGGACTGTGGCGCTTGACGCGCGCGCTCGGCCTGCGTGACTTGGTCCCTCCGCTGGCGGTCTTCTCCACCCAGTTCCTGTGGTTCCTGTTGCCGACCGTGCTTTCGCTGACCAGGGGATGGCAGGTTCCGCAGAGCCGCTACAGCACCGGCGTGCTGGCCGTGATGCACGCCGCGCAGTATCTCTGGATCACCAGCTACTACGCCCGACGCGAGGCCACCGCCGCGGGCGTCGTCCGCTGGCGCCCGCTCGCGTACTTCGGCGTCCTGGTGCTGGGCGGGATCGCCCTGTTCGTCCCCGGTCCCTGGCTGGCCAGTTACGTTTTCCATTTCGATTTCACCAGCAGCTTCCTGATCTTCACCGCACTGGTGAACATTCACCATTTCATCCTCGACGGCGCCATCTGGAAGCTGCGCGACAGCCGCATCGCCAGTCTGCTGATCGACTCAAAGCCACAGGCCTTTGCGGCCCCACCCGGCCGGTTGACCGCGACGGCGCGCCGGCTGCTGGGGACGTCCTGGCTCGCTCGTGCGGTGCGGATCGCGGTCGCCGTCCTGGTCCTCATGTGGGCGGGGTTGGACCAGGTGCGCTACGCGCAGGTGGTGGATGGGGCGCTGCCCCGGCTGCAAGCCGCCGCTACGCTCAATCCATTCGACGCCAGCCTCCAGATGCGCATCGCCCGCAAGCAGGCGGATGCCGGCGCACCCGACCAAGCCGCGGACGCATGGCAGCGCGCCGCGGACGCCGATCCATCCAATCCCGTCCCGCGCATTGCGCTGCTTCGTTATCTGATCGAGCAGAAGCGTTTCCCGGACGCCTATCGGCTTACGCGCGGGTGGTTAGCGCGCGCGCCGCGGGATGCCGACCTGCTGGTCAACCACGGCATCCTTGCCAGGCAGCTCGGACACACCGAGGAGGCCGTCGAGAGCTGGCAAAAGGCTCTCGCCATCTCTCCGGCGCAGATCAACAGCCACCTCTATCTGGCCGATGCCCTGGAATCTCAGGGAAAGTTCGTCACGGCCATCGCGCACTACGCCGCGTATCTCGACGGCGTGGCTCGCGCTGGTCTCGAGAATCGTCCTCCCGCCAATGAAACCGCCGCGGTCGTGCTGAAACTCGCGCGCTGTCAGGCGCAGGCCAAGCAGCCGGCGCAAGCGGAAGTATCCTATCGTCTGGCCGATACCCTCGTTGAGAGGAGTGGAAACCCGAAGCTGATCGGCGCTGTTCTCGCGGAGCATGCGGAGTGGGAGGCGACGCAGGGAAACTCACCCGACGCCTTGCGCCTGTACCAGCGCACCCTGAAGCTCTATGAAGGGATCAACGACCCGGGAGCCGAGGCCGCTGCGTGGTACCACTACGGGCTTTTCCTGCGCGATCGCGGCCTGCCTTCGCGTCTCGCCTATGCTTCTTTGTTGAAGTCTGAGTCGCTGCTGCCCGCCACCTCCGATTCAGGCGAACGTGACACCGTCAGCCGTGCCCGCAAGGAGGTGGAGAAAAGCCTCGGCGCCGAAGCTGCTGCCATCCGCCGCAACCCGAAGCCGGCAATCTCCGAAGCGGCGGCGCTCACCATGTAA
- a CDS encoding PEP-CTERM sorting domain-containing protein has product MCLLCTTATLGIAQITETVNTSASGTVNYSGASVSAGPWPFSNFGIKASASYGFGPANVGVGGNTQFLFPQYTPGTIINPLDIMNIGYTPNWTGSVSSAASFDASASFHYNIGPFGGDFNLFNRSLNTSPSANLVSGGQLFSGATQSNASTPIGTFGVTFNALFASATASASLNLFMKQNVSWNPSTQYGYYWWTNQSGTLSAADTLHWQSVTSGPLGFTFPFNPGFIHQPFDLNILPGIRLDMPFGQSSFLGLGVNGHLGVDLFGSTVVNYNFPPVQAAFPFSLLAGNYDFNPDWYAGDFYSLPLEFNDLNYTVQGSPQLVFQSFVGNTGPDPGNNQLTGSWLQVPGVTDQPDPQVPCVPGGPPICALNDPSINLGSVPVVTFTESQVPEPSTMVLLASGAAFLIRRRRQE; this is encoded by the coding sequence TTGTGTCTCCTCTGTACGACCGCCACGCTGGGCATCGCTCAGATCACCGAGACCGTCAACACCAGTGCGTCTGGTACGGTGAATTACTCCGGCGCCAGCGTCTCGGCGGGTCCATGGCCCTTCTCCAACTTCGGCATCAAGGCGTCGGCGTCCTACGGGTTTGGCCCGGCGAATGTGGGAGTCGGAGGCAACACCCAGTTCCTCTTCCCGCAATACACTCCCGGCACGATCATCAATCCATTGGATATCATGAACATCGGCTACACCCCCAACTGGACCGGCTCGGTCTCGAGTGCGGCATCGTTCGACGCTTCGGCGAGCTTCCACTACAACATCGGCCCCTTCGGCGGCGACTTCAATCTGTTCAACCGCAGCCTGAATACAAGTCCATCCGCCAACCTGGTCAGCGGCGGACAGCTCTTCTCGGGCGCCACCCAGAGCAACGCGAGCACCCCCATCGGCACTTTCGGCGTGACTTTCAACGCGCTCTTCGCCTCGGCCACGGCGAGCGCCAGCCTGAATCTTTTCATGAAACAGAATGTGTCCTGGAATCCGTCCACGCAGTACGGCTACTACTGGTGGACGAACCAGTCCGGCACGCTCTCGGCTGCGGACACACTGCACTGGCAGTCCGTCACCAGCGGCCCCCTGGGCTTCACATTCCCGTTCAATCCGGGGTTCATCCACCAGCCCTTCGACCTCAACATCCTGCCCGGCATTCGCCTCGACATGCCCTTTGGCCAGTCCTCGTTCCTCGGGCTGGGCGTCAACGGCCACCTGGGGGTCGATCTGTTCGGCAGCACGGTCGTGAACTACAACTTCCCGCCGGTGCAGGCTGCGTTCCCGTTCTCCCTGCTCGCCGGGAACTACGACTTCAACCCCGACTGGTACGCCGGTGACTTCTACAGCCTGCCGCTGGAATTCAACGATCTCAATTACACCGTGCAGGGTTCGCCGCAGCTCGTGTTCCAGTCCTTCGTGGGTAACACCGGGCCGGATCCGGGCAACAACCAGTTGACCGGCTCCTGGCTGCAGGTCCCGGGTGTCACGGACCAGCCCGATCCTCAGGTACCCTGCGTGCCGGGTGGTCCTCCGATCTGCGCTCTCAACGATCCCTCGATCAATCTCGGCAGTGTTCCAGTCGTCACTTTCACCGAGAGCCAGGTTCCCGAGCCATCGACCATGGTGCTGCTGGCCTCCGGTGCCGCCTTCCTCATCCGCCGGCGTCGGCAAGAATGA
- a CDS encoding DUF1801 domain-containing protein — protein sequence MKRKTPRDIDDYLDRFPQEVRQRLTQMRLTIRKTAPQAKEKISYGIPAFTLDGTLVWFAAHKSHIGFYPGAAAITAFKKELSAYKGAKGSVQFPFDQPLPLALVRRMVKFRVKQNLSKKKEK from the coding sequence ATGAAGCGGAAGACTCCCAGGGATATTGACGACTACTTGGACCGGTTTCCGCAAGAAGTGCGGCAGCGCTTGACGCAGATGCGCCTTACGATAAGGAAAACCGCGCCCCAAGCCAAGGAAAAGATCAGCTACGGCATTCCCGCATTTACCTTGGACGGGACTCTGGTCTGGTTCGCGGCCCACAAGAGCCATATCGGGTTCTATCCGGGCGCTGCGGCGATCACAGCGTTCAAGAAAGAACTATCGGCATATAAAGGAGCGAAAGGCTCGGTGCAGTTCCCCTTTGACCAGCCCCTCCCGCTTGCTCTGGTCAGGCGGATGGTGAAGTTCCGGGTGAAACAGAATTTGAGCAAGAAGAAGGAAAAGTAG
- a CDS encoding RNA polymerase sigma factor, translated as MMAVAEQAILTGILASKETAEQDVEALVREHSRLVFKIAYTALRNSHDAEDIVQEVFLRVLRRKDRLGEVEDMRAWLARITWNVVTDRRRGARDTEDLEDVAEPRSPAASPEHEVERQEMAEVVARMIAALPRELRDPLVLSTMQEMAGVEVAAVLGIPEAAVRSRVFRARQILKEKLAAYVGSQHGT; from the coding sequence ATGATGGCGGTGGCGGAGCAGGCGATCTTGACCGGAATACTCGCCAGTAAGGAAACCGCGGAGCAGGACGTGGAAGCGCTGGTCCGCGAGCATTCCCGGCTGGTCTTCAAGATCGCCTATACCGCCCTCCGCAACAGCCATGACGCCGAGGACATCGTGCAGGAGGTTTTCCTGCGCGTGCTGCGACGCAAGGACCGGCTGGGCGAAGTCGAGGACATGCGGGCCTGGCTGGCGCGAATCACCTGGAACGTGGTCACCGACCGCCGCCGCGGCGCCCGCGACACGGAAGACTTGGAAGACGTGGCTGAGCCGAGGTCGCCGGCGGCCTCGCCGGAGCACGAGGTCGAGCGGCAGGAGATGGCGGAAGTGGTGGCCCGCATGATCGCCGCCCTGCCCCGTGAACTGCGCGATCCGCTGGTGCTCTCGACCATGCAGGAGATGGCGGGAGTCGAGGTTGCGGCGGTGCTCGGCATCCCGGAGGCGGCGGTTCGGTCGCGGGTCTTCCGCGCCCGGCAGATCTTGAAAGAAAAGTTGGCTGCTTATGTCGGATCACAACATGGAACATAA